A window of Maioricimonas rarisocia genomic DNA:
CACCTGCTCGATCCAGTCGATGATTTCGTCCCGTTCGCTGCCGCCGAGCTTTGCCCCCTGGTGGGCGATGTTGGAGGGGACGTAGCGGTCGATGATCACGACCTCGTGATTCTGCATTGCCTCGTGCAGAACCCCTTTCGACTCGAAGCGGTCGCCGGCGTACAGCAGCGAAACGAGGAAGGGGTTCACTTCGTCGAGCCGACCGAAGCGACCGTTAAGAAAGTCGCCGATCTTCCGGCCGAACGCCGTCTGGTCGTAGCGGGGAAAGCTGATGAGCGCAGCCGGGCGTCCGGATTCGTTCAGGGACTGCTGCAGACGGGCGGCCTGCGTTCCCTTGCCGGACCCGTCGATTCCTTCGATGGCGACAAGCAGAGCCAATGTCTCAATCCTTCTGCGTTGCATGGGGCCGCACGGTGAGCGGCAAGTCAGAGTGCGGTCGCGACCTGGGCCGCCCGAATCGGGCAGGGCCGCTGGTGGGAGTGTTCAGCCGACGGCGTTAAACGCGTCGTTGAGGTCATCGACGGTATTGAAGTACCGGGTCAACTGGCTGGCGTCGAGGATTTCGAACAGCGTGCCGTGGATTCCGTAGATGATCAGCACGCCCTCGTTCCGCACGAGTTTGCGGTGCAACGTGATCAGCTTGCCGACGACGGAACTGGTGACGTACTCGACGGCCTGCAGGCCGACGATGACCTTGCGGAAGTTCATCTTCTCGACGAGGGCAAACAGGTCCTGTCCCAGCAGTTCGACATTGTCTTCCTCGGTGATGCGTGCGGCCGTGAAATCGGCGACCGCAACATCGTCGTGGACTTCGCACTTGAAATACGTGGGGTTGAACTGATCCAGGCCACTCATCGAGTTGCTTCCAGGAATTCCCGGTGAGGGACGGTTCCGCGGACGCGGACGAAGTGGCCCACATCGTCCTGCGTACCAGGGAACTCGACCGGGATGTAATGTCGGTCCGTTCCCCGTACCCAACCCGCGTTCCGCTCCGAAGTGCGTTCGACGAGAACTTCGAGCGTCCCGTTCACGTGGGCTTCATAATACCGCTGTGCCAGCTCACGTTCCAGATGGGCCAGCCGCTGGCAGCGTTCGCGGCGGACTTCGGGAGAAACCTGGTCCTCGAAGGTTGCGGCGGGTGTGCTCTTGCGAGGGCTGAACGGGAAGACGTGAATCTTCAAGAACTGCGCCTCGCGGCAGGTGTCCATCGTCTCCTCGAATTCCTCGTCGGTCTCGCCGGGAAAGCCGACAATCACATCCGTCGTGAAGGCAACCTGCGGGATCCGTTCGCGGAACTGTTCGAGCCGCTCCAGGAAGCGTTTCACCGAGTACCGCCGCCGCATCCGCCTGAGGACGGTTTCCGAACCGCTCTGCAGAGCGGGGTGAAACTGCGGGCAGAGGTGTTCGCAGTCGGCCGCCGCGCTGATGAAGTCGTCGTTGACCTCGTTGCATTCAACGCTCGAGAGCCGCATCCGCCAGTCGCCGGGGATCCTGTCGAGCTGCCGGAACAGATGCCACAGGCGGTACGGCTTGCGACCCGACTTGCCGCGCGTCGTGTCGACACCGTAGTGACCGACATGAATGCCGGCGATGACGATTTCCTTGTAGCCGTTGTCGATCAGCCGGCGGACTTCGTCTTCGATCTCCTGGGGCGTGCGGCTGCGCAGTCCGGGACGGACCTGCGGGATAATGCAGTAGGTGCACTTGAGGATGCAGCCGTCCTGGACCTTCACGTAGGCCCGCTTGCGACCCTCGAAGTAGCTGATGCCGCCCGGCATGTCGTGCACGCCCTGGCGGCCCAGCACGTCGGGGAGTTCGCGTTTATCGGTGACAACTTCAAAGACGCCGGGCAGTTCGCTGACCGTCGACGGGTCGCGCGTGGCGTAGCAGCCCATGACGATGGTCCGCGTGCCGGGATTCTGCCTGGCCAGCTGACGGATCGTCTTGCGCGACTTCGAGTCACCCTCGGAGGTGACGGTGCAGGTATTCACGACGCACAGGTCGGCAGTTTCCCCGTCGGCCGCTTCGCGGTAGCCGTTCTGTTCGAGGGCTTCCTTGACGAGTTGCGTCTCGTACTGGTTGACCTTGCAGCCGAGCGTCACGAGCCGGCATGTGGGTTGAGCGACCATCGATCCGTAGGGTTGTGCAGGAAGTATGGGGAAAACTGCGCGAACGGCCGCCGGGTGCGGGCGGCAGGCGCGTCGTGAAGTGTACCGATCGATCCCGTCAGGGGCGAGGACGGAGGCGGAATCTCACCGACGGACGAACGCAAACTCGTTATTGCCAAGCCCGTTCGTCGTTTTCATGTTCTGCAGTTCGAAGCCGCGTTCGCGGTAGAACTCGAAGATCTCTTCCGGTCGGGCCACTTCGAAGGGGAGGCCGCCGAGCCAGTCGATCCAGTCGTGCCAGATCGACAT
This region includes:
- a CDS encoding nucleoside/nucleotide kinase family protein, which encodes MALLVAIEGIDGSGKGTQAARLQQSLNESGRPAALISFPRYDQTAFGRKIGDFLNGRFGRLDEVNPFLVSLLYAGDRFESKGVLHEAMQNHEVVIIDRYVPSNIAHQGAKLGGSERDEIIDWIEQVEYGIYALPRPDLVVLLDLPATTAQQLIARKSARTYTDQAADLHEADCAYLAGVRDLYCQLAARDAQWQKIDVESDGTLRPIDEIATQLHELIASRLAAGEQNPV
- a CDS encoding STAS domain-containing protein; the protein is MSGLDQFNPTYFKCEVHDDVAVADFTAARITEEDNVELLGQDLFALVEKMNFRKVIVGLQAVEYVTSSVVGKLITLHRKLVRNEGVLIIYGIHGTLFEILDASQLTRYFNTVDDLNDAFNAVG
- the mtaB gene encoding tRNA (N(6)-L-threonylcarbamoyladenosine(37)-C(2))-methylthiotransferase MtaB; its protein translation is MVAQPTCRLVTLGCKVNQYETQLVKEALEQNGYREAADGETADLCVVNTCTVTSEGDSKSRKTIRQLARQNPGTRTIVMGCYATRDPSTVSELPGVFEVVTDKRELPDVLGRQGVHDMPGGISYFEGRKRAYVKVQDGCILKCTYCIIPQVRPGLRSRTPQEIEDEVRRLIDNGYKEIVIAGIHVGHYGVDTTRGKSGRKPYRLWHLFRQLDRIPGDWRMRLSSVECNEVNDDFISAAADCEHLCPQFHPALQSGSETVLRRMRRRYSVKRFLERLEQFRERIPQVAFTTDVIVGFPGETDEEFEETMDTCREAQFLKIHVFPFSPRKSTPAATFEDQVSPEVRRERCQRLAHLERELAQRYYEAHVNGTLEVLVERTSERNAGWVRGTDRHYIPVEFPGTQDDVGHFVRVRGTVPHREFLEATR